The Euwallacea fornicatus isolate EFF26 chromosome 3, ASM4011564v1, whole genome shotgun sequence genome has a segment encoding these proteins:
- the Tbc1d22 gene encoding TBC1 domain family member 22B isoform X1, translating into MEGEHDKASFWKKNIKNVPGRPSPKHEGKSSTKSKPQSSTSFQDFQASVSDAWAMDDDEFCSGLKNTKISKKVSQSAALNVLNSHRNTTELKRSITENMIDNSPHIIRDNEIVRISRIPGRPLQMHCSNPPQEEDTESKLERFEALLVNPPSLQDLCKLSWSGIPVKVRGITWRLLSGYLPINLERRDGVLERKRQDYWTLVEKYYYTEHDEVNRDIQHQINIDVPRMNPTISLFQQKTVQIMFERILFIWSIRHPASGYVQGINDLVTPFFVVFLQEFILDNKPFENFSVDGITEEQRKIIEADSFWCLSKFLDGIQDNYVFAQIGIQKKVLQLEELIKRVDETLHKHLKQHNVSYLQFSFRWLNNLLTRELPLRCTIRLWDTYLSENDSFATFQLYVCAAFLLYWKEELMRQKDFQGLLLLLQNLPTRTWTSSQISLLVAEAYKLKVMFADAPNHLTCNTTTTNSGDS; encoded by the exons ATGGAAGGGGAACATGATAAAGCTTCTTTCTGgaagaaaaacattaaaaatgttcctGGAAG ACCAAGCCCAAAGCACGAAGGCAAAAGCAGCACCAAAAGTAAACCTCAAAGCTCTACGTCATTCCAAGACTTTCAGGCCTCTGTAAGTGATGCTTGGGCAATGGATGACGATGAGTTTTGTTCTGGATTAAAGA ataccaaaatatcaaaaaaagtttCCCAGTCTGCAGCATTAAATGTCTTAAATTCTCATAGAAATACGACTGAATTGAAAAGGTCAATAACTGAAAATATGATTGATAATTCTCCACATATAATTCGTGATAATGAAATAGTAAGAATCAGTAGGATTCCAGGTAGACCTTTACAAATGCATTGTTCCAATCCACCCCAAGAAGAAGACACTGAATCAAAATTGGAAAGGTTCGAGGCTCTCTTAGTAAACCCACCTTCATTACAagatttatgtaaattaagtTGGTCAGGTATTCCAGTGAAAGTGAGAGGTATTACCTGGAGACTCTTGTCAGGTTATCTGCCTATTAATTTAGAAAGACGAGATGGCGTACTTGAAAGAAAAAGGCAGGATTATTGGACATTGGTGGagaaatattattatacagaACATGATGAAGTCAATCGTGATATTCAAcatcaaattaatattgatgtGCCAAGGATGAATCCTACTATATCCCTATTCCAAcaaaaaactgttcaaattATGTTTGAGAGGATTCTGTTTATTTGGTCTATTAGACATCCTGCATCGGGTTATGTTCAGGGCATAAATGATTTAGTTACACCATTTTTTGTAGTATTTCTGCAGGAATTTATCCTTGATAACaaaccttttgaaaatttctcagtAGATGGTATAACAGAGGAACAGCGTAAAATTATCGAAGCTGATTCATTTTGGTGTTTATCAAAGTTTTTGGATGGCATTCAAGATAATTACGTTTTTGCCCAAATTGGaattcagaaaaaagttttacaacTTGAAGAATTAATAAAGCGTGTAGACGAAACTCTCCACAAACATCTCAAGCAGCATAATGTCAGTTACTTACAATTCTCATTTCGATGGTTGAACAACTTACTTACGAGGGAATTGCCCTTAAGGTGTACGATTCGTTTGTGGGACACTTACTTGTCCGAAAATGATTCATTTGCCACATTTCAGTTATATGTATGCGCAGCATTTTTATTATACTGGAAGGAAGAGTTAATGAGGCAAAAAGACTTCCAAGGACTTTTGTTGctccttcaaaatttgcctACTCGGACTTGGACTAGTTCTCAAATAAGTCTTTTAGTGGCGGAAGCATACAAATTGAAAGTTATGTTTGCAGATGCACCAAACCATTTGACATGTAACACTACCACCACAAATAGTGGCGATAGTTGA
- the Tbc1d22 gene encoding TBC1 domain family member 22B isoform X2 encodes MDDDEFCSGLKNTKISKKVSQSAALNVLNSHRNTTELKRSITENMIDNSPHIIRDNEIVRISRIPGRPLQMHCSNPPQEEDTESKLERFEALLVNPPSLQDLCKLSWSGIPVKVRGITWRLLSGYLPINLERRDGVLERKRQDYWTLVEKYYYTEHDEVNRDIQHQINIDVPRMNPTISLFQQKTVQIMFERILFIWSIRHPASGYVQGINDLVTPFFVVFLQEFILDNKPFENFSVDGITEEQRKIIEADSFWCLSKFLDGIQDNYVFAQIGIQKKVLQLEELIKRVDETLHKHLKQHNVSYLQFSFRWLNNLLTRELPLRCTIRLWDTYLSENDSFATFQLYVCAAFLLYWKEELMRQKDFQGLLLLLQNLPTRTWTSSQISLLVAEAYKLKVMFADAPNHLTCNTTTTNSGDS; translated from the exons ATGGATGACGATGAGTTTTGTTCTGGATTAAAGA ataccaaaatatcaaaaaaagtttCCCAGTCTGCAGCATTAAATGTCTTAAATTCTCATAGAAATACGACTGAATTGAAAAGGTCAATAACTGAAAATATGATTGATAATTCTCCACATATAATTCGTGATAATGAAATAGTAAGAATCAGTAGGATTCCAGGTAGACCTTTACAAATGCATTGTTCCAATCCACCCCAAGAAGAAGACACTGAATCAAAATTGGAAAGGTTCGAGGCTCTCTTAGTAAACCCACCTTCATTACAagatttatgtaaattaagtTGGTCAGGTATTCCAGTGAAAGTGAGAGGTATTACCTGGAGACTCTTGTCAGGTTATCTGCCTATTAATTTAGAAAGACGAGATGGCGTACTTGAAAGAAAAAGGCAGGATTATTGGACATTGGTGGagaaatattattatacagaACATGATGAAGTCAATCGTGATATTCAAcatcaaattaatattgatgtGCCAAGGATGAATCCTACTATATCCCTATTCCAAcaaaaaactgttcaaattATGTTTGAGAGGATTCTGTTTATTTGGTCTATTAGACATCCTGCATCGGGTTATGTTCAGGGCATAAATGATTTAGTTACACCATTTTTTGTAGTATTTCTGCAGGAATTTATCCTTGATAACaaaccttttgaaaatttctcagtAGATGGTATAACAGAGGAACAGCGTAAAATTATCGAAGCTGATTCATTTTGGTGTTTATCAAAGTTTTTGGATGGCATTCAAGATAATTACGTTTTTGCCCAAATTGGaattcagaaaaaagttttacaacTTGAAGAATTAATAAAGCGTGTAGACGAAACTCTCCACAAACATCTCAAGCAGCATAATGTCAGTTACTTACAATTCTCATTTCGATGGTTGAACAACTTACTTACGAGGGAATTGCCCTTAAGGTGTACGATTCGTTTGTGGGACACTTACTTGTCCGAAAATGATTCATTTGCCACATTTCAGTTATATGTATGCGCAGCATTTTTATTATACTGGAAGGAAGAGTTAATGAGGCAAAAAGACTTCCAAGGACTTTTGTTGctccttcaaaatttgcctACTCGGACTTGGACTAGTTCTCAAATAAGTCTTTTAGTGGCGGAAGCATACAAATTGAAAGTTATGTTTGCAGATGCACCAAACCATTTGACATGTAACACTACCACCACAAATAGTGGCGATAGTTGA
- the Tbc1d22 gene encoding TBC1 domain family member 22B isoform X3 gives MEGEHDKASFWKKNIKNVPGRPSPKHEGKSSTKSKPQSSTSFQDFQASVSDAWAMDDDEFCSGLKNTKISKKVSQSAALNVLNSHRNTTELKRSITENMIDNSPHIIRDNEIVRISRIPGRPLQMHCSNPPQEEDTESKLERFEALLVNPPSLQDLCKLSWSGIPVKVRGITWRLLSGYLPINLERRDGVLERKRQDYWTLVEKYYYTEHDEVNRDIQHQINIDVPRMNPTISLFQQKTVQIMFERILFIWSIRHPASGYVQGINDLVTPFFVVFLQEFILDNKPFENFSVDGITEEQRKIIEADSFWCLSKFLDGIQDNYVFAQIGIQKKVLQLEELIKRVDETLHKHLKQHNVSYLQFSFRWLNNLLTRELPLRFICMRSIFIILEGRVNEAKRLPRTFVAPSKFAYSDLD, from the exons ATGGAAGGGGAACATGATAAAGCTTCTTTCTGgaagaaaaacattaaaaatgttcctGGAAG ACCAAGCCCAAAGCACGAAGGCAAAAGCAGCACCAAAAGTAAACCTCAAAGCTCTACGTCATTCCAAGACTTTCAGGCCTCTGTAAGTGATGCTTGGGCAATGGATGACGATGAGTTTTGTTCTGGATTAAAGA ataccaaaatatcaaaaaaagtttCCCAGTCTGCAGCATTAAATGTCTTAAATTCTCATAGAAATACGACTGAATTGAAAAGGTCAATAACTGAAAATATGATTGATAATTCTCCACATATAATTCGTGATAATGAAATAGTAAGAATCAGTAGGATTCCAGGTAGACCTTTACAAATGCATTGTTCCAATCCACCCCAAGAAGAAGACACTGAATCAAAATTGGAAAGGTTCGAGGCTCTCTTAGTAAACCCACCTTCATTACAagatttatgtaaattaagtTGGTCAGGTATTCCAGTGAAAGTGAGAGGTATTACCTGGAGACTCTTGTCAGGTTATCTGCCTATTAATTTAGAAAGACGAGATGGCGTACTTGAAAGAAAAAGGCAGGATTATTGGACATTGGTGGagaaatattattatacagaACATGATGAAGTCAATCGTGATATTCAAcatcaaattaatattgatgtGCCAAGGATGAATCCTACTATATCCCTATTCCAAcaaaaaactgttcaaattATGTTTGAGAGGATTCTGTTTATTTGGTCTATTAGACATCCTGCATCGGGTTATGTTCAGGGCATAAATGATTTAGTTACACCATTTTTTGTAGTATTTCTGCAGGAATTTATCCTTGATAACaaaccttttgaaaatttctcagtAGATGGTATAACAGAGGAACAGCGTAAAATTATCGAAGCTGATTCATTTTGGTGTTTATCAAAGTTTTTGGATGGCATTCAAGATAATTACGTTTTTGCCCAAATTGGaattcagaaaaaagttttacaacTTGAAGAATTAATAAAGCGTGTAGACGAAACTCTCCACAAACATCTCAAGCAGCATAATGTCAGTTACTTACAATTCTCATTTCGATGGTTGAACAACTTACTTACGAGGGAATTGCCCTTAAGGT TTATATGTATGCGCAGCATTTTTATTATACTGGAAGGAAGAGTTAATGAGGCAAAAAGACTTCCAAGGACTTTTGTTGctccttcaaaatttgcctACTCGGACTTGGACTAG
- the LOC136350369 gene encoding R3H domain-containing protein 4-like: MTVIKGNNKSYFTRPGSAQVSDSESLHLGSASASDAESLSNEPVGPSRLFHTLVPKTNQSEEPVNLKRSSGKRKVRRYQNRCLLQTLLEEEDESSLVIINSHKSPFARLLEDTSAMKYWNNFIEKSDQEQADIINAFSQQYHKEKSKSDIVIQNNKPPLGRVSSLVKRTLKTKKNLSMESVQNCEIEMLEFFEASPQDVYVKSPTSSFDRLLLKAIAHYHGLQIKCVAPSGENLKPCIEIFNMKEKWVPANCFLTDFIHQLR; this comes from the exons ATGACAGTTATCAAAGGTAATAATAAGTCTTATTTCACAAGGCCTGGTTCTGCTCAAGTATCAGATTCTGAATCCCTACA CTTAGGCAGCGCCTCAGCTAGTGATGCAGAATCTCTGAGTAATGAGCCAGTTGGCCCCAGTCGTTTGTTTCATACATTAGTTCCTAAAACCAATCAGTCAGAAGAGCCTGTTAATCTAAAAAGGTCATCAGGAAAAAGGAAAGTGCGACGATATCAAAACC GATGTCTTTTACAAACATTGTTAGAAGAAGAGGATGAAAGTTCTTTAGTTATAATAAATTCACATAAGAGCCCCTTTGCTAGACTTTTGGAGGATACTAGTGCCATGAAATAttggaataattttattgaaaaatcagACCAAGAACAGGCagacatcattaatgcattttcACAGCAGTATCACAAAGAAAAGTCAAAGTCAGATATtgtaatacaaaataataaacctCCCCTAGGCAGGGTTTCTTCTCTTGTAAAGAGAACTCTTAAAACCAAAAAGAATCTATCAATGGAATCTGTTCAAAACTGTGAGATTGAGATGCTTGAATTCTTTGAAGCATCTCCTCAAGATGTATATGTTAAATCTCCAACTAGTAGTTTTGACAGGTTATTACTGAAAGCAATTGCTCATTATCATGGCCTTCAAATTAAGT GTGTTGCTCCCTCAGGTGAGAATTTGAAGCcttgtattgaaatttttaacatgaaaGAAAAGTGGGTTCCTGCAAACTGCTTCCTAACAGATTTTATCCATCAACTAAGatga